Proteins encoded within one genomic window of Triticum aestivum cultivar Chinese Spring chromosome 2D, IWGSC CS RefSeq v2.1, whole genome shotgun sequence:
- the LOC123048323 gene encoding protein NRT1/ PTR FAMILY 2.9-like, whose product MEAANANLPQQEEQDHGNGISIEKTTDSSALDAGHGEPVHNYRGWKAMPYVIGNETFEKLGTIGTLSNLLVYLTTVYHMKSVNAATLLNFFTGSCNLATVLGAFVSDTYVGRYTTLAAATIASFVGMVLLTLTAALHSLHPPACILKGQCEGPTPSQLVVLLASFFFLVVGSGGIRPCNLAFGADQFDQHTADGRRGITSFFNWYYFTYTIAMMLSATVIIYLQSDVNWALGLAVPAVLMGLSCAVFFMGTRLYVRISPEGSPFTSFTQVLVASFRKRHLRQTRNTVELFDPPHRSKLVAKLAYTDQFTCLDKAAMQTTEDVVSSDGKTLADPWRLCTMQQVEEVKCLARVIPVWSSGIVYFVVITQLGTYIVFQAEQTDRRISNSVSFKIPEGSFVIFQMLALTIWIPVYDRLVVPALRRFTKREGGITQLQRIGIGLVLSVVTMLVSAAVEHRRRKTAMMSCFWLVPQQLLVGLSEAFTVVGLTEFYYRQFPENMKSVAGALFFLGVAVASFASGLMVALVHRVTRRRDGRPDWLAQDLDEGRVDLFYLVTAAIAAANLVYFVACARWFTFKKSADGAHPSDAIELDVGPNKAACGGHLA is encoded by the exons ATGGAGGCCGCTAACGCTAATCTGCCGCAGCAGGAGGAGCAGGATCACGGCAATGGCATCAGCATAGAGAAGACGACTGACTCATCGGCGCTTGACGCCGGCCATGGCGAGCCCGTCCACAACTACCGCGGATGGAAGGCCATGCCTTATGTCATAG GGAACGAGACTTTTGAGAAGCTTGGCACGATTGGGACACTATCGAACTTGCTTGTGTACCTGACAACGGTGTACCACATGAAGAGCGTCAATGCCGCCACCCTCCTCAACTTCTTCACCGGCAGCTGCAACCTCGCCACCGTCCTGGGCGCCTTCGTCAGCGACACCTACGTCGGCCGCTACACCACCTTGGCGGCCGCCACCATAGCCTCCTTCGTCGGCATGGTCCTGCTCACCCTCACTGCCGCACTCCACTCCCTCCACCCTCCTGCCTGCATCTTGAAAGGCCAATGTGAGGGCCCCACCCCCTCCCAGCTTGTTGTGCTCCTTgcgtccttcttcttcctcgttgtcGGCTCCGGCGGCATCCGCCCATGCAACTTGGCATTCGGAGCCGACCAGTTTGATCAACACACCGCCGATGGACGTCGTGGCATCACTAGCTTCTTCAATTGGTACTACTTCACCTACACCATCGCCATGATGCTCTCTGCTACTGTCATCATCTACCTCCAGAGCGATGTCAATTGGGCGTTGGGCCTCGCCGTGCCGGCAGTGCTCATGGGCCTGTCATGCGCCGTCTTCTTCATGGGCACACGCCTCTACGTCCGCATCAGCCCCGAGGGCAGCCCATTCACCAGCTTCACACAGGTCCTCGTTGCTTCCTTCCGCAAGCGCCACCTCCGACAAACTCGCAACACTGTCGAGCTATTTGACCCGCCGCACAGGAGCAAGCTCGTCGCCAAGCTGGCATACACTGACCAGTTCACGTGCCTCGACAAGGCGGCCATGCAGACCACCGAGGACGTGGTCAGCTCCGATGGGAAGACGTTGGCAGACCCGTGGCGGTTGTGCACGATGCAACAGGTGGAGGAGGTGAAGTGCCTAGCGCGCGTCATCCCGGTATGGTCATCGGGAATTGTATACTTCGTGGTGATCACCCAGCTAGGCACCTACATCGTGTTCCAGGCGGAGCAGACCGATCGCCGGATTAGCAACTCCGTCAGCTTCAAGATCCCCGAGGGCTCCTTCGTCATCTTCCAGATGCTCGCCCTCACGATCTGGATCCCAGTGTACGATCGGTTGGTGGTGCCGGCGCTCCGCCGCTTCACTAAGCGCGAAGGCGGCATCACCCAGCTCCAGCGGATCGGCATTGGGTTGGTGCTCTCTGTGGTGACGATGCTGGTGTCTGCAGCGGTGGAGCATCGCCGGCGCAAGACGGCCATGATGTCGTGCTTCTGGCTGGTACCACAGCAGCTGTTGGTAGGGCTGTCGGAGGCATTCACGGTCGTCGGGCTGACTGAGTTCTACTATAGGCAGTTCCCAGAGAACATGAAGAGCGTGGCGGGGGCGCTCTTCTTCCTGGGTGTCGCGGTGGCGAGCTTTGCCAGCGGGCTCATGGTGGCACTGGTGCACCGGGTGACCAGGAGACGGGACGGGCGGCCGGACTGGCTGGCGCAGGACCTAGACGAGGGAAGGGTTGACTTGTTCTACCTCgtcaccgccgccatcgccgccgccaacCTCGTCTACTTCGTGGCCTGCGCACGGTGGTTCACGTTCAAGAAGTCCGCCGACGGTGCCCATCCTAGCGATGCCATCGAGCTTGACGTAGGCCCAAACAAGGCTGCATGCGGTGGCCATTTAGCTTAA